One stretch of Arachis hypogaea cultivar Tifrunner chromosome 20, arahy.Tifrunner.gnm2.J5K5, whole genome shotgun sequence DNA includes these proteins:
- the LOC112784548 gene encoding E3 ubiquitin-protein ligase PUB23, which translates to MDNEIDVPPFFLCPISLEIMKDPVTVSTGITYDRESIETWLFSAKNNTCPVTKQQLSSSDFSDLTPNHTLRRLIQSWCTINASHGIQRIPTPKPPVNRNQISKLLKDASRSTTVNQIKCLRKLKSIASGSETNKRCMEAAGAVDFLASVVNNNIDCSSSDHHDDDDDDEALKNSPSDEALSMLYNLHVSEAGLKNLIGFKNGEFVNSLTRILQKGTYDSRAYAVFLLKSMCEVAEPVHLLHLRTELFVELVQVLKDQISHKATKAALHALIQISSWGRNRIRAAEAGAVAVLVELLLETKERKPCEMMLVLLEVLCQCAEGRAELLSHGAGLAIVSKKILRVSTMANDRAVRILLSVAKFSATPVVVQEMLKLGVVAKLCLSLQVDSGSKTKEKAREILKIHAKAWKNSPCIPTNLASAYPAFA; encoded by the coding sequence ATGGATAACGAGATCGACGTTCCTCCGTTCTTTCTCTGCCCAATCTCGCTTGAAATCATGAAGGATCCAGTAACCGTCTCCACCGGCATCACCTACGACAGAGAGAGCATCGAGACATGGCTCTTCTCCGCCAAGAACAACACCTGCCCCGTAACCAAGCAACAACTCTCTTCTTCTGATTTCTCCGATCTAACTCCAAACCACACTCTTCGCCGATTGATTCAGTCATGGTGTACCATCAACGCTTCCCACGGCATCCAAAGGATTCCCACACCTAAACCACCGGTCAACAGAAACCAGATCTCAAAGCTCCTCAAAGATGCTTCCCGTTCCACCACCGTCAACCAGATCAAGTGTCTCAGAAAGCTCAAATCCATTGCTTCTGGAAGCGAAACAAACAAAAGGTGCATGGAAGCTGCTGGTGCCGTTGACTTCTTGGCTTCCGTTGTCAACAACAACATCGATTGTTCTTCTTCTGATCATCACGACGACGACGATGATGATGAAGCTTTGAAGAATAGTCCCTCCGATGAAGCACTAAGCATGCTCTACAATCTTCATGTATCCGAAGCTGGATTGAAGAATCTCATAGGATTCAAGAACGGAGAGTTTGTGAATTCTCTAACGAGGATTTTGCAGAAAGGAACATACGATTCAAGAGCTTACGCAGTTTTCTTGCTGAAATCAATGTGTGAGGTGGCTGAACCGGTTCACCTTCTTCACTTAAGAACCGAGTTATTCGTGGAGCTAGTTCAGGTTTTGAAGGACCAGATTTCTCACAAGGCAACAAAAGCCGCCCTCCACGCTCTGATCCAGATCTCTTCGTGGGGGAGAAACAGGATCAGAGCGGCAGAGGCCGGCGCAGTTGCCGTTCTCGTGGAGCTTCTTCTCGAAACTAAAGAGAGGAAGCCCTGCGAGATGATGCTAGTTTTGTTAGAGGTGCTTTGCCAGTGTGCGGAGGGAAGAGCGGAGCTATTGAGCCATGGAGCGGGATTGGCCATTGTTTCCAAGAAGATTCTTAGGGTTTCGACGATGGCGAACGATAGGGCGGTGAGGATTCTTTTGTCCGTGGCGAAATTCTCCGCGACGCCGGTGGTTGTTCAAGAGATGCTGAAGCTTGGTGTGGTGGCGAAGCTGTGCTTGAGTCTTCAGGTGGATAGTGGAAGCAAGACGAAGGAGAAGGCGAGGGAGATTCTCAAGATTCATGCTAAGGCATGGAAGAATTCTCCATGCATACCTACCAATTTGGCTTCTGCATACCCGGCTTTTgcttaa